A single window of Salvia splendens isolate huo1 chromosome 6, SspV2, whole genome shotgun sequence DNA harbors:
- the LOC121809693 gene encoding telomere repeat-binding factor 4-like has product MGNPKQKWTSEEEEALRAGIAKHGAGKWKNIQRDPEFNHLLFSRSNIDLKDKWRNLSVANGQGPRDKSKTPKTKADPAEAPATPLPIAQTTASVPSCQDASTDVVMLDSSRPLPDGNNASKYNSMIFEALSTLQEPNGSDSGAIANYIEQRQEVPQNFKRALSSRLRRLVQQDKLEKVQNNCYRIKSKTELDTRIPIARPKELQPRQVQSIGYLGNTVEETAVSAAYKIAEAENKSFVAAEAVKEAERVSMMAEDMESLLQFATDCHDQSVRGDIVLMA; this is encoded by the exons ATGGGCAATCCAAAGCAGAAGTGGACCTCCGAGGAGGAGGAAGCGCTGCGCGCCGGGATCGCCAAGCACGGCGCCGGAAAGTGGAAAAATATTCAGCGTGACCCCGAATTCaaccacctcctcttctctcgCTCCAACATTGACCTCAAG GATAAATGGCGGAACTTGAGTGTAGCGAATGGCCAAGGGCCTAGAGATAAATCAAAGACACCAAAGACAAAGGCGGATCCTGCTGAAGCCCCTGCAACTCCACTCCCCATTGCACAGACCACTGCATCTGTTCCATCTTGTCAGGATGCGTCAACTGATGTAGTCATGTTAGATTCTTCAAGGCCCTTACCTGATGGAAATAATGCTTCCAA GTATAATTCAATGATATTTGAAGCATTGTCTACTCTTCAAGAGCCAAATGGTTCAGATTCTGGTGCAATCGCTAATTATATTGAG CAAAGGCAGGAAGTACCACAAAATTTCAAGAGGGCACTGAGTTCTAGATTGAGGAGGCTTGTGCAGCAAGATAAACTTGAAAAG GTTCAGAATAATTGCTACAGAATAAAAAGTAAAACAGAGTTAGACACAAGAATCCCCATAGCAAGACCGAAAGAACTGCAGCCCAGACAAGTCCAGAGCATTGGTTATCTAGGCAACACAGTCGAGGAAACAGCTGTGTCTGCTGCTTATAAAATCGCAGAAGCTGAAAACAAATCATTTGTTGCTGCTGAAGCAGTGAAAGAGGCGGAAAGGGTTTCCATGATGGCCGAGGACATGGAATCACTCCTCCAGTTTGCTACAGATTGTCACGACCAAA GTGTGCGAGGCGATATTGTTCTGATGGCATAG
- the LOC121807127 gene encoding probable protein S-acyltransferase 17 gives MAVEWVLVCHGLVTLLVLVSFLCGQWPIFQGTFIQRIHFFLTFGAYDYFRRFVLFSCGSRGVDALHSLEYYSCDRPNPIIQLIYLLIIGTTYYIIAKSSFIYIPGYYISGIHRYTSFLAVGVGIILFLLTSFSDPGVVNSSNVSQYLSAYPYDNIIFTEKECDTCKIPKPARSKHCSICDRCVARFDHHCAWMNNCIGERNTRYFMAFILWHFLICVYGIAALALILAGRLKDMQVVHILTVYYDIGNSYRELTPLVLQWLLNSHNTQILVMVFLAVITMLLAGFFTYHAKLCLTNTTTNESFKWQEYLSWQRKVNEAKVSAAALKASLGELSQEKKPPESKWKTLFRRSHLEEVEVVKNNIYDKGYLHNIYAIVAPYSTRRSFLLNKSKTG, from the exons ATGGCAGTTGAGTGGGTTCTGGTGTGTCATGGATTGGTGACGCTCTTGGTACTCGTATCCTTCCTCTGTGGGCAGTGGCCAATTTTTCAGGGCACCTTCATTCAGCGCATCCACTTCTTCCTCACTTTCGGCGCCTACGACTATTTCCG GCGATTTGTTCTCTTCTCGTGCGGCTCTAGGGGCGTCGATGCGCTTCACTCTCTTGAGTACTACTCTTGTGACCGCCCCAACCCTATCATACAG TTAatatatttgttaattattGGAACAACGTATTACATCATTGCAAAGTCATCCTTCATCTACATTCCAGGGTATTATATAAGTGGGATTCACAG GTACACAAGCTTCTTGGCAGTTGGAGTGGGTATTATCCTCTTTCTATTGACTAGCTTTTCTGATCCAGGGGTTGTGAACTCTTCCAATGTTTCTCAGTACCTCTCTGCTTATCCATATGATAACATCATCTTCACAGAGAAAGAATGTGATACCTGCAAAATTCCTAA ACCTGCTAGGTCAAAGCACTGCAGTATATGTGATCGCTGTGTTGCTCGTTTTGACCATCACTGTGCATGGATG AACAATTGCATAGGAGAGAGGAACACCAGATACTTCATGGCGTTTATTCTTTG GCATTTTCTCATCTGCGTATATGGAATCGCTGCCCTTGCATTAATTCTCGCTGGTAGACTGAAAGATATGCAAGTTGTCCACATTCTAACAG TTTATTATGACATTGGAAATTCCTACAGAGAGTTGACTCCACTTGTTTTACAG TGGTTGTTGAACTCCCATAACACACAAATCCTTGTTATGGTGTTTCTGGCTGTGATTACTATGCTATTAGCTGGTTTTTTCACATACCATGCCAAACTGTGTCTCACTAACACTACTACAAATGAG AGCTTTAAATGGCAAGAGTACCTGAGCTGGCAGAGGAAGGTGAATGAGGCAAAAGTGAGTGCAGCAGCTCTAAAAGCTAGTTTAGGCGAACTAAGTCAAGAAAAGAAGCCCCCGGAGAGCAAATGGAAAACATTATTTAGAAGATCTCATCTTGAGGAGGTAGAAGTGGTTAAGAACAACATATATGACAAGGGATATCTTCATAATATCTATGCGATTGTCGCTCCCTACTCGACAAGGCGATCATTCTTACTAAATAAATCAAAAACAGGTTAA
- the LOC121809657 gene encoding uncharacterized protein LOC121809657, whose amino-acid sequence MHCSTSQPLMEGVVKPKTTDATSPYDLEYRASEDDAWYSVCVLLDARAETLTVKYMCSPEVYEVVFHASKFRTEAELEELVSRFRPVSHQLQDHECLKLSVGTTVCAAHPTTGDDLRFYEAVVDAVYRRTHSFAGGEEECLCSFVLFWKHGRGRGTLTSVSIASICLLDTATHIDPRIIAFAKMARKSHAFITNDSESSQKRPLESEISMRLKSQADEMKDSAEDSIYNQCTNQDEDMGPKPYNTNDLATTDDHFFIFINNLEKGLTASVIKSFIYEKTTILAEAYVFPSLVSDPFARGAIMVDSQTKAQTVHEFLDSPNHFVVSSKGRPWVITQKASAGTFGASIRNILPEETNHKRTDRELEVVVSGTKSYERATQLRDLVSQISYPIASTAGITFGDDIHIIYFTG is encoded by the exons ATGCACTGCAGCACGTCGCAGCCGTTAATGGAGGGCGTCGTGAAGCCGAAGACAACTGATGCCACGTCACCATACGACCTAGAGTACAGAGCCAGCGAGGACGACGCCTGGTACAGCGTGTGCGTCCTTCTCGACGCCCGCGCCGAGACGCTCACTGTCAAATACATGTGCTCGCCGGAGGTCTACGAGGTTGTCTTCCACGCCTCGAAATTCCGAACTGAGGCGGAGTTGGAGGAGCTCGTTTCCCGCTTCAGACCGGTTTCGCACCAGCTGCAGGATCACGAGTGCCTCAAGCTATCCGTCGGAACCACTGTCTGCGCCGCACATCCCACCACCGGTGATGACCTCAGGTTCTACGAAGCCGTTGTTGATGCG GTGTACCGAAGGACACATTCATTTGCTGGTGGGGAAGAGGAGTGTTTGTGCTCCTTTGTGCTATTCTGGAAACATGGACGTGGTCGTGGTACCTTGACCTCTGTTAGCATAGCCAGTATCTGCCTTTTAGATACTGCCACGCACATTGATCCTAGAATCATTGCTTTTGCAAAAATGGCTAGGAAAAGTCATGCATTTATTACAAATGATTCAGAATCATCTCAAAAGAGACCCCTG GAATCGGAGATCAGCATGAGGCTTAAAAGTCAAGCAGATGAAATGAAAG ATTCAGCAGAGGATAGCATCTATAACCAATGCACAAATCAAGATGAAGATATGGGACCGAAACCTTACAACACTAATGATTTGGCTACGACTGATgatcacttttttatatttatcaatAATCTGGAGAAAGGCCTAACTGCATCAGTGATCAAAAGCTTCATTTATGAGAAAACTACTATTCTGGCAGAAGCATATGTGTTTCCAAGTCTGGTCTCAGACCCATTTGCAAGAGGTGCCATAATGGTGGATAGTCAAACGAAGGCTCAGACTGTACATGAGTTCTTGGACAGTCCAAATCATTTCGTTGTGTCTTCAAAAGGAAG GCCATGGGTTATCACCCAAAAAGCATCGGCAGGCACATTTGGAGCAAGTATAAGGAACATACTCCCT GAGGAAACCAATCATAAAAGAACTGACAGAGAACTGGAAGTAGTTGTATCAGGAACTAAATCTTACGAGAGAGCAACACAGTTAAGAGACTTG GTCTCACAAATATCTTACCCCATAGCAAGCACAGCGGGGATTACCTTCGGGGATGATATACATATCATTTATTTTACTGGATAA
- the LOC121806356 gene encoding lycopene epsilon cyclase, chloroplastic-like, with amino-acid sequence MESLAGRNLAAMAISIHPNRRCWRKKNQQVGLFGNPHAHGSTSFLVRCGGSDGCVAVPVREDFADEEDYLKAGGSELLLVQMQQNKTMDHQSKLADKLPNILSGDNNVLDLVVIGCGPAGLALAAESAKLGLNVGLIGPDLPFTNNYGVWEDEFKDLGLECCIEHVWRDTIVYLDDNRIYIGCAYGRVSRHLLHEELLKRCVESGVSYLNTKVERIIEASGSHRLVECEGNIVIPCRLATVASGAASGKLLEYEVGGPRVSVQTAYGIEVEVENNPYDPSLMVFMDYRDYWKHKVDYLEAQYPTFLYAMPMSPTRVFFEETCLASKDAMPFDLLKNKLMSRLETMGIRIVQTYEEEWSYIPVGGSLPNTEQRNLAFGAAASMVHPATGYSVVRSLSEAPQYASVIANILRQDHVKNMIASSRISENISMQAWNALWPQERKRQRAFFLFGLALILQLDIEGIRTFFHSFFRLPKWMSQGFLGSTLSSGDLLLFALYMFVIAPNEMRKSLINHLISDPTGGIMIKTYLTL; translated from the exons ATGGAGAGTTTAGCAGGCAGAAACTTGGCAGCAATGGCGATCTCAATTCACCCAAACAGGAGGTGTTGGAGGAAGAAGAACCAACAAGTAGGCTTGTTTGGGAACCCTCATGCCCATGGTTCAACCTCATTCCTTGTGCGTTGCGGCGGCAGCGATGGCTGTGTGGCGGTCCCGGTGCGAGAGGATTTTGCGGACGAGGAGGACTACTTAAAGGCGGGAGGCTCGGAGTTGTTGTTGGTGCAAATGCAGCAGAACAAGACCATGGATCACCAGTCTAAGCTTGCTGATAAG TTACCAAATATACTGAGTGGAGATAATAATGTACTGGATTTGGTGGTAATCGGTTGCGGACCAGCAGGGCTAGCTCTTGCTGCTGAGTCGGCTAAGTTAGGTCTCAACGTTGGGCTTATAGGTCCTGATCTACCTTTTACAAATAACTATGGTGTTTGGGAAGATGAGTTCAAAG ATCTAGGACTTGAATGTTGCATTGAGCATGTCTGGAGGGATACTATTGTGTATCTAGACGACAACCGTATTTATATTGGTTGTGCATATGGACGTGTTAGCCGCCATTTGCTCCATGAGGAGTTACTGAAAAG GTGTGTCGAGTCAGGTGTATCATATCTTAACACAAAAGTGGAAAGGATTATTGAAGCTTCAGGCAGCCATAGACTTGTAGAATGTGAAGGAAACATAGTGATTCCCTGCAG GCTTGCTACTGTAGCATCCGGTGCGGCCTCAGGGAAACTCCTGGAGTATGAGGTTGGGGGTCCAAGGGTTTCCGTCCAGACAGCCTATGGCATCGAGGTTGAG GTGGAAAACAATCCATATGATCCCAGCTTGATGGTTTTTATGGATTATAGAGACTACTGGAAACATAAAGTTGATTACTTAGAAGCACAATATCCAACATTTCTTTATGCCATGCCTATGTCTCCTACAAGAGTTTTCTTTGAG GAGACATGCTTAGCTTCCAAAGATGCAATGCCATTTGACCtattgaaaaataaactaaTGTCAAGACTGGAGACTATGGGAATCCGTATTGTACAAACTTACGAGGAG GAGTGGTCTTATATTCCAGTTGGAGGTTCCCTGCCGAACACTGAACAGAGGAACCTCGCCTTCGGTGCAGCTGCTAGCATGGTACATCCAGCCACAG GCTACTCAGTTGTTAGATCCCTGTCAGAGGCTCCACAATATGCTTCTGTTATTGCAAATATTTTGAGACAAGACCATGTTAAAAACATGATCGCCAGTTCAAGAATTTCGGAGAATATCTCAATGCAAG CGTGGAATGCCCTTTGGCCGCAGGAGAGGAAAAGACAACGAGCGTTTTTTCTGTTTGGATTAGCCCTGATACTGCAGCTGGATATTGAGGGCATAAGGACCTTCTTCCACTCATTTTTTCGTTTGCCGAAATG GATGTCACAGGGGTTCCTCGGCTCGACTTTGTCGTCAGGAGACCTCCTCTTGTTTGCACTATACATGTTTGTGATAGCACCCAATGAGATGAGAAAGAGCTTAATCAATCATCTCATATCTGATCCTACTGGTGGAATTATGATAAAAACTTATCTTACACTATAG
- the LOC121808401 gene encoding uncharacterized protein LOC121808401, protein MDCNKDEALRARELAEMKMKHNDFEGARKIVLKAQNLYPELENISQLLSICDVNCAAQKMVSGSEKDWYGVLQVAKFADEMAIKKQYRRLALFLHPDKNRFSGAESAFKLICEANAVLSDPQRKFSYDQKIRATVRSGPVVPPHHHLNRNYQFNKQYGAEIKVTNAFHSMNQHQTAQSSFSVRQDVFCTSCPFCCLKYLLNREFVNTTLRCQKCLKNFSAFETAGQGVPMETSPNRGSKQGVQNGKGFSASEMASQWCANNRTVRPQPSVRTESIFKDKGVGRAAKVNGDLKAKRRDSGINKRKGRRRGSESSESYDTSSEYDLEDVYGVATELNSGPTNVHVPRRSSRKRQNVSYNEGVGDDGDDDDDDDLPISRKRSHGNKLSESVKHENQSGLHADTDFSKSESKETGSVFPEGRPYDKSDSDKGVKKKGEGCCTSNIGADAVETETNSDMDAHSGDDSDNNHGQYDDPEFNDFDKDRDVNCFACNQYWACYDSVDAMPRFYAKVNKVQLSPFELVITWLEADPADDIHKKWVDEDLPVGCGKFKVGTVQRMSNRLTFAQQVHCEKGKRGSLIIHPRRGEVWAIFKDWDLSWSSQADSHREYKYEVVEVLSDFDVVTGARVCYLDKVGGFVSLFQRSSQSVTESFMIGPNEVYRFSHCIRSFKMTGSERGGVPVGSFELDPATLPLNPDHLCYPGKSKMGTDNVGTGANCEQPKSGLGKGNFVGSDRKVFVDLECSDG, encoded by the coding sequence ATGGACTGCAACAAAGATGAGGCTCTCAGGGCCAGGGAATTGGCTGAGATGAAAATGAAACACAATGACTTTGAAGGGGCTCGAAAAATTGTGCTGAAGGCACAGAATCTTTATCCAGAACTTGAGAACATTTCCCAGCTACTTAGCATCTGTGATGTTAATTGTGCAGCTCAAAAAATGGTGTCCGGATCTGAAAAGGACTGGTATGGAGTCCTTCAAGTTGCAAAGTTTGCTGATGAGATGGCAATCAAGAAACAATACAGGCGGCTTGCTCTATTTCTCCATCCGGATAAGAATCGATTTTCTGGCGCAGAGTCTGCTTTTAAGTTGATTTGTGAAGCAAACGCGGTGCTTTCAGACCCCCAAAGGAAGTTTTCATATGACCAGAAGATCAGGGCAACGGTTAGATCTGGTCCAGTAGTTCCCCCACATCACCACTTGAATAGAAATTATCAATTTAACAAGCAATATGGAGCCGAGATCAAAGTTACCAATGCTTTTCACAGTATGAACCAACATCAAACCGCACAGTCAAGCTTTTCTGTCAGGCAGGACGTATTCTGCACAAGTTGCCCATTTTGTTGTTTAAAGTACCTATTGAATAGAGAATTCGTTAACACAACTTTGCGCTGCCAGAAATGCTTAAAGAACTTTAGTGCTTTTGAAACGGCTGGTCAAGGTGTTCCCATGGAGACTTCTCCGAATCGGGGAAGTAAACAGGGTGTTCAAAATGGAAAGGGATTTTCGGCTTCAGAAATGGCATCTCAGTGGTGTGCCAACAATCGAACAGTCCGACCCCAACCAAGTGTTCGGACAGAAAGTATTTTCAAAGATAAGGGGGTAGGAAGGGCTGCAAAGGTCAATGGGGACTTGAAGGCCAAAAGAAGAGATTCTGGCATTAATAAAAGAAAGGGGAGAAGAAGGGGTTCAGAATCTAGTGAGAGTTATGACACCTCCAGTGAATATGACTTAGAAGATGTCTATGGTGTTGCAACTGAGCTGAATTCTGGACCAACTAATGTTCATGTTCCACGAAGATCATCTCGGAAGAGGCAAAACGTATCCTACAATGAAGGTGTGGGTGATGAtggcgatgatgatgatgatgatgatcttCCTATCTCGCGCAAGAGATCTCATGGAAACAAATTATCAGAATCTGTGAAACATGAGAATCAAAGTGGTTTACATGCTGATACAGATTTTTCCAAGTCTGAGAGTAAAGAAACAGGATCTGTCTTCCCTGAAGGAAGGCCCTATGATAAGTCTGACAGTGACAAAGGAGTCAAGAAAAAGGGTGAAGGCTGCTGTACTTCAAACATCGGTGCTGATGCAGTTGAAACTGAAACCAACTCTGACATGGATGCACATTCTGGTGATGATTCAGATAATAACCACGGTCAATATGATGATCCAGAATTTAATGATTTTGATAAGGATCGTGATGTCAACTGTTTTGCTTGTAACCAGTACTGGGCTTGTTATGATTCAGTTGATGCCATGCCAAGATTTTATGCAAAGGTGAACAAGGTACAACTCTCTCCATTTGAGTTGGTGATCACATGGTTAGAAGCGGATCCTGCAGATGATATTCACAAAAAATGGGTTGATGAGGATTTGCCTGTTGGTTGTGGTAAATTTAAGGTTGGGACAGTTCAGAGAATGTCAAATCGCCTCACATTTGCTCAACAAGTGCACTGTGAGAAGGGTAAGAGAGGCTCTTTAATCATACATCCGAGGCGAGGGGAAGTTTGGGCTATTTTCAAGGATTGGGATTTGAGCTGGAGCTCCCAGGCTGATAGTCACAGAGAGTACAAATATGAAGTTGTGGAGGTGCTTTCAGATTTTGATGTAGTAACTGGTGCAAGAGTTTGTTACTTAGATAAAGTTGGAGGATTTGTGAGCCTTTTCCAAAGAAGTAGCCAAAGCGTCACTGAGTCTTTTATGATAGGGCCCAATGAAGTGTACAGATTCTCACACTGTATTCGTTCTTTCAAAATGACAGGCTCTGAAAGAGGAGGAGTACCAGTTGGCTCTTTTGAACTTGATCCTGCCACCTTACCTCTGAATCCCGATCACTTGTGCTACCCTGGAAAATCAAAGATGGGGACCGATAATGTGGGGACTGGAGCTAACTGCGAACAACCAAAGTCAGGTTTAGGAAAAGGTAATTTTGTGGGATCCGATAGGAAGGTGTTTGTGGATTTGGAGTGTTCTGATGGGTAG
- the LOC121807312 gene encoding peroxisomal membrane protein 11-4-like: MNDKVDKLVIFLAKRDGIDKLVKTFQYVSKLVHYKIEKSHPDYAGRAKQWEVAAGLSRKAFRSGRFLTGFNTLRRSPGHTPGYRLLAVLANAGEMVYFFFDHFLWLSRIGVLDARLARRMSFVSAFGESFGYVFFIIADLIMIGDGIREERRIGDGDGKAVGKIRAERVMRLMGVAANVADLFIAVADIEPNPFCNHVVTLGISGLVSAWAGWYRNWPS; encoded by the coding sequence ATGAACGACAAAGTCGACAAACTCGTAATATTTCTAGCGAAGAGAGACGGCATCGACAAGCTCGTGAAAACCTTTCAATACGTCTCAAAACTAGTCCACTACAAAATCGAGAAATCCCACCCCGACTACGCTGGCCGGGCCAAGCAGTGGGAGGTGGCCGCGGGCCTCAGCCGCAAGGCCTTCCGCAGCGGCCGCTTCCTCACGGGCTTCAACACGCTGCGGAGGAGCCCCGGCCACACCCCGGGTTACCGCCTCCTGGCCGTACTGGCCAATGCGGGGGAGATGGTCTACTTCTTCTTTGACCATTTCCTCTGGCTGTCGAGGATCGGGGTCCTCGACGCCAGGTTGGCGAGGCGAATGAGCTTCGTCTCGGCCTTTGGGGAGTCGTTCGGGTACGTGTTTTTCATAATAGCGGATTTGATTATGATTGGGGATGGGATTAGGGAGGAGAGGAGGattggggatggggatgggaaGGCGGTGGGGAAGATTAGGGCGGAGAGGGTGATGAGGCTGATGGGGGTGGCGGCGAATGTGGCGGATTTGTTCATCGCGGTGGCGGATATTGAGCCTAATCCCTTTTGTAATCATGTTGTAACGCTTGGGATTAGTGGGCTGGTTTCTGCATGGGCGGGATGGTATAGGAATTGGCcctcttaa